The following DNA comes from Streptomyces sp. NBC_00690.
CCTTTTCCACCTCACCAAGCAGAACCGGCGTCACCGAGGAGTAGTCGCATGAAGCCCACCCCCCAGGCCATCAACAACGGATGGAGCTGGGTTCTCGGCTTGTCGGGCGAGGAGTGTCGCGTGCGGCGGCACCCCGACCCCAGCCCCGTGCAGACCCTTGCCCAGGTCGCGGAACTCCTCGGCGTCGACGACCCGGCGCGAGTTCCGGCCGTCGTCCGTCAGCTTCAGCAGGATCGGAAGCGGGCTCTCGAATCAGCGGCGAAAGCTTGGTCAGCCGTACACCATCTCCTCCAGGAGGGAAGGGGGGAGACCGCGTGAGCACTGCCGAACCTTCCGGGCTTATGTCGCTCGATGAGGTTGCCAGGTACCTGGCAGTACCGAAGAGCTGGGTCTACGGCAACTGGAAGGGGCGGGGAATCCCGTTCAAGAAGGTCGGGAATGCCCTTCGCTGCCGACCTTCAGACCTGGATGAGTGGCTCGACCGCCAAAGCCCCTAGAGAGAGGCAGCGGTCGAGCGTAAATCAGTCCGAGGCAATCGGGCGCGAGAGTAAGGAGGCCCATGGGTGGCGAGAAAGGGTAACGGCCTGGGAGGCTCCCCGGTCGAGATCATAAGGAGCGGCCGGCCGAACACCTGGGGGGTGAGGACGCCCCTCCACTACGATCCGGTGCAGGGGAAGAAGATTCGTTTCTGGATCGGCCGCGACTACTCGACGAAGACCGAGGCGAGCCGAGCCCTCAACAAGTGGATGGCAGAACACGACAGCGGAGCTGTCGTACCTCGCTCCGACATGAAGTTGGGCGACTGGCTGGACAAGTGGTTCGCCGGACATCGAGTTGAGGACACCACTCGCTCCGGTTACGAGCCGAAGATCAGGCTCCACATCAAGCCGCACATCGGGTCCAAGAAGCTCAGGGACATTACCGATGACGATCTGGATGCCCTTTATCGAATGCTCGAAACTGCGCCCTGCTCGTCGAACGGGGGAAAGCCCCTGGGGGCAAAGTCGGTTCGCCACATTCACAACATCCTTTCGGGTGCCTTCGACGCCGCAGTCCAAAAGAAGTTGATCCCGGCGAACCCGGCGGCCACGGCCAACCCGCCCACGCTTCGGCAGATCAAGTCGCAGGGACGCAAATTCCAGACGCTCGACGATGCGGACACCTCCCGCTTCCTCACCGACATCTGGGCACCCTGCGGAAGGCGGGGGTGCGGCCCCCTGCACGGCTGCACGCGCGACGCGCCGCTGTGGACCGTCTACACCGCGACCGGCGTCCGGCGTAGCGAGGCTCTGGGGATGATGTGGGACCTCGTCCATTGGGACGAGTGCGCGATAGAGCTGGAGTGGGTCGTCGTCGAAGTCGGCAACCAGAGCGTCTTGCGCCGCCTGACCAAGGATGGCGACGACAACGCGATCATCTACGTTGATCAAGCCCTGATGAGTGTGCTGAAGGTTCAGCGCGAGCGTCAGGAGATGTGGAAGGAGAAGGTTGGCCCGCTCTGGACCGACCACGGCCTTGTCTTCGCCCGCGACGGGTACATGCCCCGCAAGGGCGGCCTGAGACCCGGCGATCCGCAGGACGCCGGCCAGGTGAGCGCCCGGTGGCGGACGGTTCGGAAGAGGCTGGGCCTGCCGGAGCGGTTCCGTGTTCACGACTGGAGACACAGCAAGGTGACCAACGACCTGGACGCCGGGGAGAACCCGGTGGAAGTATCGGCAAATGTGAGGCACCACTCACCCGGATACACGATGGCCCAGTATGGCAAGCCCCGCGTCGCAGGTGCCCGAAAACTGGCGTCAGGAACGGCCCGGCGCATCGGCCTGGGGGAGGTCACGTGAGTCGCCTGACGCGCTGGTCACGCTGCTGGTCATGCCACCCCCGTGGGACCAGTAAAGCCGCAGGTCAGGGCCGCAGAATTAGTAACGACGACCGGGGCCGCCACCCCCCACAGGAGAGGCCCCGGTCGCCGTCCATCGGGGCCGCAAAGCGCCCCCGTACTCCATTCAGCGTCAAGCAGGCGATTTCTGTCACACACCCTTTCGTGTCGGGCGAGTCGGCATATTGTTGCAAGTTGTACAAGCCATGGACGTGGCCCCTGGGCAAGCCGTAGCGTGCTCACTCGCGTACAGGGGACGCGGGCAGTGATGACCAGCTGCGAATCTGAACAGGTACAGGTAGAGGTAGTGCTGGGGGACGACGCGGAGCTGACCGCCGCAGTGCTCGCGGCGCAGGACGGGGACGAGTGCGCCTTCCGCACTGTGTACCGCGCCGTGCATCCGCGGCTGCTCGGCTATGTACGAACACTCGTCGGGGAGCACGATGCCGAGGACGTGGCGTCCGAGACGTGGTTGCAGATCGCCCGCGATCTCGACCGGTTCAACGGTGACGCGGACAGATTCCGGGGCTGGGCCGCCAGGATCGCCCGCAACCGGGCCCTCGACCACGTCCGCATGCGCGGTCGCCGCCCCGCGGTCGGAGGCGACGAGAGCGAACTCACCGGTCGACCGGCGGATTCCGACACCGCGGACGAGGCCATGGAGGCACTCTCCACCGGAAGCACCCTGGCGCTGATCGCCCAACTCCCACAGGATCAGGCGGAAGCCGTCGTACTGCGGGTGGTGGTGGGGCTCGACGCGAAGAGCGCCGCCCAGACCCTCGGGAAGCGGCCCGGAGCCGTGCGCACCGCCGCCCACCGCGGGCTCAAGCGGCTCGCCGAACTCCTGGGCGCCGACAGCCTGGAGGAAGCCGAGTTCACCGAAGGTCCGCCCGACTTCACCGCACAGGAGGCCGATTACCGGGAAAGGGCCACCAGCGCGTACGGTGCCAACGGTCCGGGTGGTGCCACGGACGCCGATGGGCAGCCGGTTGCCGACCCCGCGGAGTGCGGTGCGGATCTCAACGGCGTGCCTCCGCAGCGTGGACCACGGCCGGGTGCGACGGCACCCGCCGGTGTGACGCATACACGGCTGCGGACGCAGAAGGACATGTGATGGCCGATGAGCGGTACGAGTGGCTCGACGAGGAAGCGGCGGAGCGACTGCTCCGCGGTGAGCCGGTCGACGTCCCCGACGAACCCGCTCGCACACAGGCCGCACGACTGACCGCAGCGCTGCGCAACGCGCGTCAACCGGAGGTTCCTGCCGGTGTCGACGACGGCGAGTTGGCGGGCGAGGCCGCCGCCCTGATCGCCTTCCGTCGAGCCCGGGACCGGAGCACTGCGGGCCAGGAACACGACTTCGGGATCGTACGGGTCCTTCCCGCTCCCCGCCCCTCGCTCGCGGCCCGGTTGATGCAGCCCGTGCGGTACGGGGTGATCGCCGCGCTCGCCGGGTTCGCGTTCGGCGGGGTGGCCGTCGGGGCGACCACCGGACTGTTGCCCTCGCCCTTCGACGAGGGCTCGACGCCCGCGACCTCGGTGTCGGTCGCGCCCACCGGAGCACCTCCGGGGGAGGAGCCGCCGCGGGCCCGGGGCGGGCAACCGACCCCGCACGCCACCGAGGGGGGCGCTGCGCCCCCGAGGGTCCGGCCACACGAGGAGAGGACCACCACCGAGCCCTCCGTACCGGGGGCCACTACCGAACCGGCCGAACCACCGCCCGGGACACCGGGCGTGACGGTGACCGAGGAGCCTCCGGCGAAGAGCGGCAAACAGCGCAAGCTGGAGGCCGCCTGCCGTGATCACCGGGCGGGCACGATCGACCGCAAGCGGCAGAAGCGGCTGGAGAAGGCCGCGCAGAAGCACGGCGTCACGGTGGACCAGTTCTGCGCCGACGTCCTCAATGGTGCCTCGGGCAGTGGCCAGAACGGTTCCCACGGCCAGAGCGATCAGAGCAGCCAGAACGGTCAGAGCAGCCAGAACGGTCAGAACGGCGGCAGCGGCCAGAGCAACCAAGGAGCGCCGGGCGGCCAGGGGATCCAGGGCGGGCCGAACACCAACGGCTCGCACACCAGCGGCTCTGCGACGGGCGCCGGCGCGACCGCCGTCGACCGCCCGTACGGCCGGCCCGACAAGAGTCACCCGAGAGACACCAGCAAGGTCAACGGCAAGCCGAAGCAGCATGCGAGCGGTTCGCAGAACGGCCGGAGTATTCGTGCCGCGGGCCCGGGCCCGGAAAGTGCCGACCCCGTTGTACGGATGTACCGGCCGCAGCGCTGAGGTACTGGCCGAGCACTTCGCATCACGCGTGTGACCAGCGATTCTTTGCGACCGTACGGTCAGGTGTGACGTTTCTGGAGCCTACGGCGCAGTAGTAAGTGAGCCGACTGGTCATCGGCGGCGCCAGAAGCCGGGGTTCCCCCCGTACCTACGGCTGGGCGCATAAGGCGCGGGCGGGACACGTTCCCCCGGTCCCGCCCGCGCCCTTCTCGACCATCTCTCGCAGCCCCGCGAGCGAGCAGCCCTCACCAGTGGATGACGACCTTGTCGCCGTTGCGCACCTGCGCGTACAGAGCCGCGACGGCCTGCCGGTCGCGCACGTTCACACAGCCGTGCGAAGCGCCGTTGTAGCCGCGGGCAGCGAAGTCCGACGAGTAGTGCACCGCCTGGCCGCCGCTGAAGAACATGGCGAACGGCATGGGGGTGTCGTAGAGCGTGGACACATGGTCCTTCGACTTCAGGAAGACGCTGAAGGAGCCCTCGCGGGTGGGGGTGTACTGGGAGCCGAAGCGCACGTCCATCGTCGAGCGCACCGTGCCGTCGACCACCCAGGACAGGGTGCGCGTGGTCTTGCTGACGCACATCACCCGCCCGTTGAGACAGCGCGGATCGAGCTTGGTGGCCGGCTTGTTGACCGCCTTGCCGTCGAGTTCGCCGCGCGTCGGCTCGGTCGTCATCCCCAGCAGTCGCTGCCAGGTGATCGTGTCCGTCGCCCCGTCGGCGGGCAGTCCGCGCTTGGCCTGGAACCCCTTCACCGCGGCGACCGTGATCCGTCCGTAGACCCCGGTCGGCGCATCGTCGAACCAGCCGATCTGGGCGAGGCGGGCCTGTAGCTCCCGTACCCGACCGCCCTGGGCGCCCTCCGACATCAGCACCTCGGCCGGGCTGGCACTCTGCTCCTCGCTCGGCTCAGGCCGTGCATCGACGGTCGGCGGACTCGACTGCGTCGCGCTCGGGGTCGGGGTCGGGGTCCCATCGGGCGCCGCCGATTCCCGCGGTCTGTCATCCGTACGCACCGAAGGAGTGACGGCCGCCTGCGCCGAACAGCCCGCGGTCAGCGCGAGAACCGCCACCGCGGCCAGGCTCCGCCGAACGACGATGGTGGTGTGCCGACCCCGGACATCGAATCCTCGAAACCTCTTCATCCTTTGTGTCCCCCCGTGAACCAAAGACGATGATCCATCCCGCAGAGTCTCTAGAAACCCGGAAATGGAGACTCTGCCCCAGGAGATGGATTCCCGTCCGGTTCGGTTGCAGAACCCCGTGCGATGCGGGAAGAGCTGTGATGACGAGTTCGATTCCGGGGAGAGGCACAGCCATGGCCCACCACTCCGAATCGGGACTGCCCATCGATCCGGTCTACGGACCGGACGCGCTCAGCGGGTGGGATCCCGCCGAGCGCCTGGGCGAACCCGGTGCGTACCCCTACACCCGCGGTGTCTACCCCTCCATGTACACCGGCCGGCCCTGGACGATGCGCCAGTACGCAGGCTTCGGCACGGCCGCTGAGTCCAACGCCCGCTACCGGCAGCTCATCGCGCACGGAACCACCGGTCTGTCCGTCGCCTTCGATCTGCCCACCCAGATGGGCCACGACTCCGATGCGGAGATCGCCCACGGCGAGGTGGGCAAGGTCGGGGTCGCCGTCGACTCCATCGACGACGTGCGGGCACTCTTCGACGGGATCCCCCTGGATCGGGTCTCCACCTCGATGACCATCAACGCCCCCGCCGCACTGCTGCTCCTGCTCTACCAACTCGTCGGCGAGGAGCGGGGCATCCCGGCCGATCGGCTCACCGGCACGATCCAGAACGACGTGCTCAAGGAGTACATCGCCCGGGGCACGTACATCTTTCCCCCACAGCCGTCCCTCCGGCTGGTCGCCGATATCTTCCGCCACTGCCGGACCGAGATCCCGCGCTGGAACACCATCTCCATCTCCGGCTACCACATGGCGGAGGCCGGCGCCTCACCCGTACAGGAGATCGCGTTCACCCTCGCCAATGGCATCGCGTACGTGCGCACGGCCCTGGCCGCGGGCATGGACGTGGACGACTTCGGCCCTCGGCTCTCCTTCTTCTTCGTCGCACGGACCACCCTCCTCGAAGAAGTGGCCAAGTTCCGCGCGGCCCGCAGGATCTGGGCCAGGGTGATGCGGGAGGAGTTCGGGGCGCGTAACCCCAAGTCGATGATGCTGCGCTTCCACACCCAGACCGCCGGCGTACAGCTGACCGCCCAGCAGCCCGAAGTGAATCTGGTACGGGTCGCGGTACAGGGCCTCGCCGCGGTCCTCGGTGGCACCCAGTCGCTCCACACCAACTCCTTCGACGAGGCGATCGCCCTGCCGACGGACAAGTCGGCCCGGCTGGCCCTGCGCACCCAACAGGTCCTCGCGTACGAGACCGATGTGACCGCGACCGTGGACCCCTTCGCCGGTTCGTACGCCGTGGAGAAGCTGACGGACGAGGTGGAGGAAGCCGCCCTGGCACTGATGGGACGGATCGAAGACCTCGGTGGTGCGGTCGGCGCGATCGAGCGGGGATTCCAGAAGGGGGAGATCGAGCGGAGCGCGTACCGCATCGCCCGGGAGACGGACAGTGGCGAACGGGTCGTCGTGGGAGTCAACCGCTTCACCCTGGATGCCGAGGAGCCCTATGAGCCGCTGCGCGTCGACCCGCTCATCGAGGCGCGCCAGATCGAGCGGCTGGCGCGGCTGAGGGAAGAACGCGACGGATCCGCTGTCACGGCCGCGCTGGACGCGCTCAGACAGGTGGCTGCGGGCACCGACAACGTCCTGCCTCCGATGAAGGAGGCTCTGCGGGCGCGGGCCACCGTGGGCGAGGTGTGCCACGCACTCCGTGATGTCTGGGGTGCCTATGTGCCGGCGGACGCGTTCTGACGCCGGTAATGAAGTCCGACCGTCCCGGCATCTCGGGGCGTGACCGGAAACACACTGATGAACCATCGCAACTCTGTGCGAAACTCCGCTTCATGCTGGGTGTCACCGATCTTCCGACCTACTTGACGGGTCTCATACTGATCGTCCTCCTGCCAGGCCCGAACTCGCTCTATGTGCTCTCGGTCGCGGCCCGACGCGGCGTGCGTACGGGATACACCGCCGCAGCCGGCGTCTGGTGCGGCGACGCCGTGCTGATGGTGCTCTCCGCTGCGGGTGTCGCCTCCCTGCTCCAGGCGAACGCCGTCCTCTTCGGCATCGTGAAGTTCGCCGGTGCCGGATATCTGACCTGGCTGGCGATCGGGCTGCTGCGGGCGGCCTGGTCGATGTGGCGGGCGCGGCGCGAGTTGCCCGAGGCGACCATGTCCCAGCAGGGCGCAGAGGACGGCGCGAGCGTC
Coding sequences within:
- a CDS encoding acyl-CoA mutase large subunit family protein, with amino-acid sequence MAHHSESGLPIDPVYGPDALSGWDPAERLGEPGAYPYTRGVYPSMYTGRPWTMRQYAGFGTAAESNARYRQLIAHGTTGLSVAFDLPTQMGHDSDAEIAHGEVGKVGVAVDSIDDVRALFDGIPLDRVSTSMTINAPAALLLLLYQLVGEERGIPADRLTGTIQNDVLKEYIARGTYIFPPQPSLRLVADIFRHCRTEIPRWNTISISGYHMAEAGASPVQEIAFTLANGIAYVRTALAAGMDVDDFGPRLSFFFVARTTLLEEVAKFRAARRIWARVMREEFGARNPKSMMLRFHTQTAGVQLTAQQPEVNLVRVAVQGLAAVLGGTQSLHTNSFDEAIALPTDKSARLALRTQQVLAYETDVTATVDPFAGSYAVEKLTDEVEEAALALMGRIEDLGGAVGAIERGFQKGEIERSAYRIARETDSGERVVVGVNRFTLDAEEPYEPLRVDPLIEARQIERLARLREERDGSAVTAALDALRQVAAGTDNVLPPMKEALRARATVGEVCHALRDVWGAYVPADAF
- a CDS encoding L,D-transpeptidase family protein, translating into MKRFRGFDVRGRHTTIVVRRSLAAVAVLALTAGCSAQAAVTPSVRTDDRPRESAAPDGTPTPTPSATQSSPPTVDARPEPSEEQSASPAEVLMSEGAQGGRVRELQARLAQIGWFDDAPTGVYGRITVAAVKGFQAKRGLPADGATDTITWQRLLGMTTEPTRGELDGKAVNKPATKLDPRCLNGRVMCVSKTTRTLSWVVDGTVRSTMDVRFGSQYTPTREGSFSVFLKSKDHVSTLYDTPMPFAMFFSGGQAVHYSSDFAARGYNGASHGCVNVRDRQAVAALYAQVRNGDKVVIHW
- a CDS encoding helix-turn-helix domain-containing protein produces the protein MSLDEVARYLAVPKSWVYGNWKGRGIPFKKVGNALRCRPSDLDEWLDRQSP
- a CDS encoding RNA polymerase sigma factor produces the protein MLGDDAELTAAVLAAQDGDECAFRTVYRAVHPRLLGYVRTLVGEHDAEDVASETWLQIARDLDRFNGDADRFRGWAARIARNRALDHVRMRGRRPAVGGDESELTGRPADSDTADEAMEALSTGSTLALIAQLPQDQAEAVVLRVVVGLDAKSAAQTLGKRPGAVRTAAHRGLKRLAELLGADSLEEAEFTEGPPDFTAQEADYRERATSAYGANGPGGATDADGQPVADPAECGADLNGVPPQRGPRPGATAPAGVTHTRLRTQKDM
- a CDS encoding tyrosine-type recombinase/integrase translates to MARKGNGLGGSPVEIIRSGRPNTWGVRTPLHYDPVQGKKIRFWIGRDYSTKTEASRALNKWMAEHDSGAVVPRSDMKLGDWLDKWFAGHRVEDTTRSGYEPKIRLHIKPHIGSKKLRDITDDDLDALYRMLETAPCSSNGGKPLGAKSVRHIHNILSGAFDAAVQKKLIPANPAATANPPTLRQIKSQGRKFQTLDDADTSRFLTDIWAPCGRRGCGPLHGCTRDAPLWTVYTATGVRRSEALGMMWDLVHWDECAIELEWVVVEVGNQSVLRRLTKDGDDNAIIYVDQALMSVLKVQRERQEMWKEKVGPLWTDHGLVFARDGYMPRKGGLRPGDPQDAGQVSARWRTVRKRLGLPERFRVHDWRHSKVTNDLDAGENPVEVSANVRHHSPGYTMAQYGKPRVAGARKLASGTARRIGLGEVT
- the leuE gene encoding leucine efflux protein LeuE, whose product is MLGVTDLPTYLTGLILIVLLPGPNSLYVLSVAARRGVRTGYTAAAGVWCGDAVLMVLSAAGVASLLQANAVLFGIVKFAGAGYLTWLAIGLLRAAWSMWRARRELPEATMSQQGAEDGASVERPFRRALVISLLNPKAILFFIAFFVQFVDPAYAYPALSFVVLGAFAQLASFLYLTLLIFTGTHLAAAFRRRRALSAGATSAAGALFLGFAVKLSLSST